From one Anopheles bellator chromosome 1, idAnoBellAS_SP24_06.2, whole genome shotgun sequence genomic stretch:
- the LOC131216269 gene encoding BUD13 homolog, with the protein MAQKINQKEYLKRYLSNDKEKKKKKKKVKKPIGKETVRIIDDDLDFAKLQTIENPDDVDLFALGEEAPQIVGIIDDRPPELRAKEDFSSNKWKVVAANDDTLQVRDVSNRTGDVRLAIGVETNAKQASTSSGGKARRDSDESPPRNRRSKDTRSKRLDSDESPPRRAVTSDTQMVRSRRDDSDESPPRRSKSDKTAPKRGNRHDSGESPPRRLRRDSDESPARRTKSDKSAPKRGNRHDSDESPPRRLRRDSDESLPRRPGSRDLHKSSSNGATRNKSSHRASHRHMDSDESPDRRNCGSNSRRDRGIARESPRRLVSSHRTDPVRRSSRRDSDESPPRRRGNDSRERSKSRRSPAGRNRQSTVEPAVRIKQEPRCDSDESPPRRGQKRSSRSPSRRTATILPPVRVKEERNRSPPEQEAAGPSRMTKTLDGKRVGLQAARAVREENERFRQREDELFSKMSADLTGRDAQTVVRGKTGRRKDIEKELREEFEKRKHEEKKKEIYTRWGKGVKQVEDYNARLQEAAHEMEKPLARYANDSDLDEHLKKQERIGDPMLEYLRSKRKEESQRAGIPEKPSYQGAYPDNRFNIRPGYRWDGVDRSNGFEKRWFDTMSKKKAVEEEAYKYSVEDM; encoded by the exons ATGGCGCAGAAAATTAATCAGAAAGAGTACCTGAAACGTTATCTTTCCAATGATaaggaaaagaagaagaaaaagaaaaaggtgaaaaagcCCATCGGCAAGGAAAC CGTGCGGATCATCGACGACGACTTAGACTTCGCAAAGCTTCAGACCATCGAGAATCCCGACGATGTGGATCTCTTTGCCCTTGGGGAGGAAGCACCCCAGATTGTGGGCATAATTGATGATCGGCCGCCGGAACTGCGGGCGAAGGAGGACTTTAGCAGCAACAAGTGGAAAGTGGTGGCAGCTAATGATGATACGCTGCAGGTTCGCGATGTTAGTAACCGCACCGGGGATGTTCGACTAGCCATTGGTGTTGAAACAAATGCGAAACAAGCGTCAACAAGTAGCGGTGGAAAGGCCCGGCGAGACTCGGATGAAAGCCCACCAAGGAACCGAAGGTCCAAAGATACCCGATCCAAGCGACTCGACTCCGATGAAAGTCCTCCTCGGCGTGCCGTTACTTCAGACACGCAAATGGTTCGAAGCCGGCGCGATGATTCTGATGAAAGCCCTCCGAGACGATCCAAGTCCGACAAAACAGCCCCCAAACGTGGTAATCGTCACGATTCGGGTGAAAGCCCACCGAGAAGATTGCGCCGTGATTCCGATGAAAGCCCTGCGAGACGAACCAAGTCCGACAAATCAGCCCCCAAACGTGGTAATCGTCACGATTCGGATGAAAGCCCACCGAGAAGATTGCGCCGCGATTCCGATGAAAGCCTTCCGAGACGGCCCGGCAGTAGAGATTTGCACAAAAGTTCGTCCAACGGAGCTACACGAAACAAGAGTTCTCACAGAGCCAGCCATCGTCACATGGATTCGGATGAGAGTCCCGACCGGCGAAACTGTGGTTCTAACAGTCGGCGCGATCGCGGTATCGCTCGTGAAAGCCCTCGCCGGCTGGTATCCAGCCATCGCACGGATCCAGTACGTCGGTCATCACGGCGTGACTCAGATGAAAGCCCTCCGAGGCGTAGAGGGAACGATTCTAGAGAACGGAGCAAGTCTCGCCGAAGTCCTGCAGGACGCAACCGCCAGTCAACGGTGGAGCCAGCGGTTCGCATAAAGCAAGAGCCACGGTGCGACTCGGATGAAAGTCCCCCAAGACGGGGGCAAAAACGGTCATCGAGAAGTCCCTCGAGACGCACAGCCACAATTCTACCTCCAGTCCGAGTGAAAGAGGAACGTAATCGTTCCCCCCCGGAACAGGAAGCCGCCGGTCCGAGTCGCATGACCAAAACACTCGACGGCAAACGGGTTGGGCTACAGGCCGCACGAGCCGTACGCGAAGAAAACGAGCGCTTCCGGCAGCGGGAGGATGAACTGTTTTCGAAAATGTCTGCCGATCTTACGGGGCGCGACGCACAGACGGTGGTTCGTGGCAAAACGGGCCGCCGGAAGGACATCGAGAAGGAGCTTCGGGAAGAGTTCGAAAAGCGCAAGCAcgaggagaagaaaaaggaaatctACACGCGCTGGGGAAAAGG TGTGAAGCAAGTGGAGGATTACAACGCACGGCTGCAGGAGGCGGCACACGAGATGGAGAAACCGCTTGCACGGTACGCGAACGATAGCGATCTGGATGAGCATCtgaaaaaacaagaacgcaTCGGCGACCCAATGTTGGAGTATTTGCGCAGCAAACGCAAGGAAGAGAGCCAGCGGGCCGGCATACCGGAGAAACCGTCGTACCAAGGTGCGTACCCGGACAACCGATTCAACATACGGCCCGGCTATCGATGGGATGGCGTCGATCGGTCGAACGGGTTCGAGAAGCGCTGGTTCGATACGATGAGCAAGAAGAAAGCGGTCGAGGAGGAAGCGTACAAGTACAGCGTCGAGGACATGTGA